A genomic segment from Thermoleophilaceae bacterium encodes:
- a CDS encoding DegT/DnrJ/EryC1/StrS family aminotransferase: MSWRVPLADLKIPEDDVRAVLECLESGWLTMGPRTKQFEEEFAAFAGSPHAVAVSSCTAALHLSCLAAGLGEGDEAIVAGMSFVSTPNAVRYTGATPVLCDIGGPHDMNIDLEDVERRITPRTKAVLAVHFCGYPARVLELRRLCDERGLLLIEDAAQAVGAVVDESGRRTGTVGDLACFSLFSKNQLPVGEGGVVTSANEELAAKVRSLRSHAMTSVTWDRHRGYADTYDVVDVGYNYRLDEPRAALALSRIKRLDGDIESRRELARTYRRELAGLDGLEFVWDDADVERASHFAFPVLLADRPARDRFRERLQALGVQTTWYPAIHRFSDYRNTYGELSLERVEAAADRHCALPMSSGFSRKEIAIVVEAVKQALAEELGAAA; the protein is encoded by the coding sequence ATGAGCTGGCGCGTTCCCCTCGCGGACCTCAAGATCCCGGAGGATGACGTCCGGGCGGTGCTCGAGTGCCTCGAGTCAGGCTGGCTCACCATGGGTCCGCGCACCAAGCAATTCGAGGAAGAATTCGCCGCGTTCGCCGGCTCGCCCCACGCGGTGGCCGTGTCGAGCTGCACCGCGGCGCTCCACCTGTCCTGCCTTGCCGCAGGCCTTGGCGAGGGCGATGAGGCGATCGTGGCCGGCATGAGCTTCGTGTCCACGCCGAACGCCGTGCGCTACACGGGCGCGACGCCGGTGTTGTGCGACATCGGCGGCCCGCATGACATGAACATCGACCTCGAGGACGTGGAGCGGCGCATCACCCCGCGCACGAAGGCCGTGCTGGCCGTCCACTTCTGCGGCTACCCGGCTCGCGTGCTCGAACTGCGGCGGCTATGTGACGAGCGCGGGCTCCTCCTGATCGAGGACGCCGCCCAGGCGGTGGGCGCCGTGGTGGATGAGTCCGGACGCCGCACCGGGACGGTGGGCGACCTTGCCTGCTTCAGCCTCTTCAGCAAGAATCAGCTTCCCGTCGGCGAGGGCGGCGTGGTGACCTCGGCAAACGAGGAGCTTGCGGCGAAGGTCCGCTCTCTCCGCTCGCACGCGATGACCAGCGTCACCTGGGACCGCCACCGCGGCTACGCGGACACCTACGACGTGGTGGATGTGGGCTACAACTACCGCCTCGACGAGCCGCGCGCTGCGCTCGCGCTGTCGCGAATCAAGCGGCTCGACGGAGACATCGAGTCGCGCCGTGAGCTCGCCCGCACCTACCGCCGCGAGCTTGCGGGACTCGATGGGCTCGAGTTCGTGTGGGACGACGCCGACGTGGAGCGGGCATCTCACTTTGCCTTCCCGGTGCTGCTCGCCGACCGACCGGCTCGCGACCGCTTTCGGGAACGCCTGCAGGCGCTGGGGGTCCAGACCACCTGGTACCCGGCGATTCATCGCTTCAGCGACTACCGCAACACCTACGGAGAGCTGTCGCTCGAGCGGGTGGAGGCGGCGGCAGATCGCCACTGCGCGCTACCGATGTCCTCGGGCTTCTCGCGCAAGGAGATCGCGATCGTGGTGGAGGCCGTGAAGCAGGCGCTCGCCGAGGAGCTCGGGGCGGCAGCCTGA
- a CDS encoding DegT/DnrJ/EryC1/StrS family aminotransferase yields the protein MTAATETFPEIPFFDLRIEQEDLDAVAETLRSGWLTMGPRTEAFEHAFAEYVGSRHAVAVSSCTAALHLAYLAAGVGPGDEVIVPAFTFAATAAAVIYCGGTPVFADIPGRHDLGIDPDDVERKLTDRTKAICAVHFAGYPAPVDRLLQLCEERGIALIEDAAHGPGATLGGKGIGTFGLAGCFSFFSNKVLSVGEGGMLVTDDDEVAAQARTLRSYGMTSGTWARHSQATNTYDVTALGYNYKLDEPRSALLMSRMRRLDGDIARRRELIMQYRSALRGLEGITLPYRDEDVPVASGYVMPILLDDPDFQREFRARLRERHGVQTSVFYPATHTFTAYRERYADVSLPHTELAARTEVTIPLFAHLTDEDQQRVIEGIEDSLR from the coding sequence TTGACCGCAGCTACCGAAACATTCCCTGAGATCCCCTTCTTCGATCTCCGGATCGAGCAAGAGGATCTCGACGCGGTTGCGGAGACGCTCCGGTCCGGCTGGCTCACGATGGGCCCCCGCACGGAGGCGTTCGAGCACGCATTCGCGGAGTACGTGGGCAGCCGCCACGCCGTGGCGGTGTCCAGCTGCACGGCGGCGCTTCATCTCGCCTACCTGGCCGCGGGGGTCGGGCCCGGCGATGAGGTGATCGTCCCGGCCTTCACGTTCGCGGCCACCGCCGCGGCGGTGATCTACTGCGGCGGTACACCCGTGTTCGCGGACATCCCCGGCAGGCACGATCTGGGAATCGATCCCGATGACGTCGAGCGCAAGCTCACGGACCGGACGAAGGCGATCTGCGCGGTTCACTTCGCGGGCTATCCCGCGCCGGTGGATCGCCTGCTGCAGCTCTGCGAGGAGCGCGGCATCGCGTTGATCGAGGATGCCGCACACGGTCCGGGCGCGACCCTTGGCGGAAAGGGGATCGGGACCTTTGGGCTCGCCGGCTGCTTCAGCTTCTTCTCGAACAAGGTTCTGTCGGTGGGGGAGGGCGGGATGCTCGTGACCGACGATGACGAGGTGGCTGCACAGGCGCGCACCCTCCGCTCGTACGGGATGACGTCGGGCACGTGGGCGCGGCACAGCCAGGCCACCAACACCTACGACGTCACGGCGCTCGGATACAACTACAAGCTCGACGAGCCGCGCTCCGCGCTGCTCATGTCACGGATGCGCCGTCTCGACGGCGACATCGCCCGTCGCCGGGAGTTGATCATGCAGTACAGGAGCGCGCTGCGCGGACTGGAGGGGATCACGCTGCCGTACCGTGACGAGGATGTGCCCGTGGCGTCCGGATACGTCATGCCGATCCTGCTCGACGATCCCGACTTCCAGCGGGAGTTCCGCGCGCGGCTGCGTGAGCGTCACGGCGTTCAGACGAGCGTGTTCTATCCCGCGACGCACACGTTCACGGCATACCGTGAGCGCTACGCGGACGTCTCGCTACCCCACACGGAGCTGGCCGCGCGCACGGAGGTCACGATTCCGCTCTTCGCGCACCTCACCGACGAGGACCAGCAGCGCGTGATCGAGGGCATCGAGGACTCGCTCCGATGA
- a CDS encoding glycosyl hydrolase: protein MSLTRTLRRRAGRAAILLLVACLSITLMEGASASAATKKSHHCKRHHHCKKHRKHRRHCRKHHRCKHCKKHHHCKRHRAKKKPQVTSPQGAGIAPAPAPSPMIVGLNAGNYGSAGLADVRNAVSTVRLDSSVGSSTFRSFASSGARILVDFSGPYTQSGASAIDAASWVTNALNFYAASCTTSACPWVQVLNEPYWPRWWGPNADSQANADAYARLLRATWQAFHTRYGSAAPQILAACEDQDWNRYWCDEWRNSPAVPNALQYVDAVTLHAYGGIANRSQSALGTRANVDTAHAVSGKPVYVTEVGWPTATQCGSTGDSFQWSEADQAANITGFMDWARTTGYIAGVFYFNYRDFGSCTWYGVVRGNGTHKPGYYALKAEAAK, encoded by the coding sequence ATGTCTCTCACCAGAACCCTCCGGCGCCGTGCTGGTCGCGCGGCCATTCTCCTGCTCGTAGCCTGCCTCTCGATCACCCTCATGGAGGGTGCGTCGGCTAGCGCTGCAACCAAGAAGTCCCACCACTGCAAGCGTCACCATCACTGCAAGAAGCACCGCAAGCACCGCAGGCACTGCAGGAAGCACCATCGCTGCAAGCACTGCAAGAAGCATCATCACTGCAAGCGCCATCGCGCCAAGAAGAAGCCGCAGGTCACGTCGCCGCAGGGTGCCGGAATCGCGCCTGCTCCCGCCCCCTCGCCGATGATCGTGGGCCTCAACGCCGGCAACTACGGGTCCGCGGGGCTGGCCGACGTACGGAACGCCGTGAGCACGGTCCGGCTCGACAGCAGCGTGGGCTCCAGCACCTTCCGCAGCTTCGCGAGCTCCGGAGCCAGGATCCTCGTTGACTTCAGCGGCCCGTACACGCAGTCGGGCGCGAGCGCGATCGACGCCGCGAGCTGGGTGACCAACGCGCTCAACTTCTACGCCGCGAGCTGCACCACCTCGGCATGCCCGTGGGTGCAGGTGCTCAACGAGCCCTACTGGCCAAGATGGTGGGGCCCGAACGCGGACTCGCAGGCCAACGCCGACGCCTACGCGCGACTCCTGAGGGCCACGTGGCAGGCCTTCCACACCCGCTATGGCTCGGCCGCGCCCCAGATCCTCGCCGCGTGCGAGGACCAGGACTGGAACCGCTACTGGTGCGACGAGTGGCGTAACTCGCCGGCCGTGCCGAACGCGCTCCAGTATGTGGATGCCGTGACCCTGCACGCCTACGGCGGCATCGCCAACCGCAGCCAATCCGCCCTTGGAACGCGAGCCAACGTTGACACCGCCCACGCGGTGAGCGGCAAGCCGGTGTACGTGACGGAGGTGGGCTGGCCGACCGCCACACAGTGCGGCAGCACGGGAGACAGCTTCCAGTGGTCGGAGGCCGATCAGGCGGCGAACATCACCGGCTTCATGGACTGGGCGAGGACCACCGGTTACATCGCCGGCGTCTTCTACTTCAACTACCGCGATTTCGGTTCCTGCACCTGGTACGGCGTCGTGCGCGGAAACGGGACCCACAAGCCGGGCTATTACGCGTTGAAGGCCGAAGCGGCCAAATAA
- a CDS encoding SDR family oxidoreductase → MSGVTVITGGAGYIGAVATEELLGSGREVRVLDVLLHQQDHIARSLEEKGARVIRADIRDGESRRAALEGADELVHLAAIVGDPACALDPKESQEVNVGGSQALVEDAKAAGIKRLVFASTCSNYGRMADPTVPITEEGELRPVSLYAEQKVGIEKAMLDGDFDGLKPTCLRFATVYGVAPRMRFDLTVNEFTRDLWSDRELEVFGEQFWRPYVHVRDAARAVRTALDAPEEKVAHEVFNVGRSGENYRKLDIVEEIQKRLNTGKVSFVRRDEDPRDYKVSFDKVREVLGFETTMTVPDGIQEVADALSAGAFEDPFDRSYRNIP, encoded by the coding sequence ATGAGCGGTGTGACCGTGATCACCGGAGGCGCCGGCTATATAGGCGCAGTAGCGACTGAGGAGCTGCTGGGCTCCGGCCGGGAGGTGCGCGTGCTCGACGTGCTTCTCCATCAGCAGGACCACATTGCTCGCTCGCTCGAGGAGAAGGGCGCCCGGGTGATTCGCGCCGACATCCGTGACGGCGAGAGCCGCCGCGCCGCACTCGAGGGCGCGGACGAGCTCGTGCATCTGGCCGCGATCGTCGGCGATCCCGCGTGTGCGCTCGATCCAAAGGAGTCGCAGGAGGTGAACGTGGGCGGCAGCCAGGCGCTGGTGGAGGATGCCAAGGCCGCCGGCATCAAGCGCCTCGTCTTCGCGTCCACCTGCTCGAACTACGGTCGCATGGCGGATCCAACCGTGCCGATCACGGAGGAGGGTGAGCTCCGGCCTGTGTCGCTGTACGCGGAGCAGAAGGTTGGTATCGAGAAGGCGATGCTGGACGGGGACTTTGACGGCCTCAAGCCCACGTGTCTGCGTTTCGCGACCGTGTACGGCGTGGCACCGCGGATGCGCTTCGACCTCACCGTGAACGAGTTCACGCGGGACCTCTGGTCCGACAGGGAGCTCGAGGTCTTCGGGGAGCAGTTCTGGCGTCCCTACGTACACGTGCGCGACGCGGCACGCGCGGTGCGCACGGCGCTCGACGCTCCCGAGGAGAAGGTGGCACACGAGGTGTTCAACGTCGGGCGCTCCGGCGAGAATTACCGGAAGCTGGACATCGTCGAGGAGATCCAGAAGCGGCTCAATACCGGCAAGGTGAGCTTCGTCCGCCGCGACGAGGATCCTCGCGACTACAAGGTCAGCTTCGACAAGGTCCGTGAGGTACTTGGCTTCGAAACTACGATGACCGTCCCGGACGGCATCCAAGAGGTGGCCGACGCCCTTTCTGCCGGCGCCTTCGAGGATCCCTTTGACCGCAGCTACCGAAACATTCCCTGA
- a CDS encoding glycosyltransferase, whose amino-acid sequence MPDLVITSYTPARTTGRGVRTCGIIQALARLGDVEVAYVPFGGGSPASDLAAAKNVTLRRVDPSRGPRRLFTAGWALARGATFDFARAVSPEVMAVARDAAADVRVIADGPTAAAALLPLARRRSAVYVAHNLESSFRGTPRLRSFERRVLGGFAECWMATHADMDSARALAGSDLRLRHAPNVVDVASLPVPAARPGSETALFVGDFTYAPNAEGLSYLVDEVMPRVWHTLPGASVNVVGRGVERAPADTRIRILGFVDDLDAAYAAADAVVVPLLTGGGSPLKLVEALARGMPVVTTTHAANMIEAGRTGEHFLAAGDADSFAAALVSALSGQAADLGTRARALAQEHLSIESLVRALSSTADERFT is encoded by the coding sequence ATGCCCGATCTCGTGATCACCTCGTACACGCCCGCGCGGACCACGGGCCGCGGCGTGCGCACCTGCGGGATCATCCAGGCGCTGGCTCGGCTCGGCGACGTGGAGGTGGCATACGTGCCCTTCGGCGGCGGCTCACCCGCCTCCGACCTCGCCGCGGCTAAGAACGTCACGCTCCGCAGAGTGGATCCGTCACGGGGGCCACGGCGCCTCTTCACGGCTGGGTGGGCGCTGGCCCGAGGCGCGACGTTTGACTTCGCCAGGGCCGTTTCGCCCGAGGTCATGGCGGTGGCGCGAGATGCCGCCGCAGACGTCCGCGTGATCGCGGACGGCCCCACGGCGGCCGCGGCGCTCCTGCCCCTCGCGCGCCGCCGAAGTGCCGTCTATGTGGCTCACAACCTCGAGTCGTCGTTCCGCGGCACGCCCCGTCTGCGCAGCTTCGAGCGCCGCGTGCTCGGAGGGTTCGCCGAGTGCTGGATGGCCACCCACGCCGACATGGACTCGGCGCGGGCGCTCGCGGGCAGCGATCTGCGCCTGCGGCACGCCCCGAATGTGGTGGACGTGGCGTCCCTACCGGTGCCGGCCGCCCGGCCGGGCAGCGAGACGGCGCTGTTCGTCGGCGACTTCACCTACGCGCCCAACGCCGAGGGCCTCTCCTACCTCGTGGACGAAGTGATGCCTCGCGTCTGGCACACCCTTCCGGGAGCCTCCGTGAACGTGGTGGGCCGCGGCGTGGAGCGCGCTCCAGCGGACACGCGCATACGAATCCTCGGTTTCGTGGACGACCTGGACGCCGCATACGCCGCCGCCGATGCCGTGGTGGTCCCGCTCCTGACCGGCGGGGGCTCGCCGCTCAAGCTCGTGGAGGCGCTCGCACGCGGCATGCCCGTGGTGACCACCACGCACGCCGCGAACATGATCGAAGCCGGTCGGACGGGAGAGCACTTCCTCGCGGCCGGCGACGCCGACAGCTTTGCTGCGGCGCTCGTGTCTGCGCTCAGCGGCCAGGCGGCCGACCTGGGCACTCGTGCACGCGCGCTGGCTCAGGAGCACCTCTCGATCGAGTCCCTCGTTCGGGCGCTGAGCAGTACCGCAGACGAGCGATTCACCTGA